Genomic DNA from Vagococcus luciliae:
TTTATTTAACACATTTAGCAGATAGATATATCGTGTTAAGTAAAGGTAATATTTGCTATAATTTACCGTCTGAAGAATTTTATTCACTCTTTCCAACTATTCAGAAAGAGATGGGTTTGCGTACATTAAATGAGCCAAGTGAATTATTAATAAAGAACTGTTCTAAAGAAGTAATTCATTCTTCTAACCTTCATATAAAGGATCTTAATTTTCATTATAAGCATTCAAAGACCAACCTTAGCATAGATGAATTATCGATTGATACGTCACATATTATGGGATTAATCGGTGAGAATGGTTCTGGAAAAACAACTTTTGTTCAATTGTTAACAGGATTGTTATCTGAAAATGGTCAAAGATCCAAGTTTTTAATTGATGGTGTACAATTATCTGCTAAAGAACGCCTTAATCGTAGTTTTCTGGTTATGCAAGATGTGAATTTGCAATTATTTTTTGAAACTGTAGAAAAAGAGTTATTAGTGCAATCGAAGAGAAAAGAGTTGTTTGACGAAGTTGTTGAGGAATTAAGTTTAGTGCCTTTATTACAGTTGCACCCTCAAAATTTGTCTGGTGGTGAAAAACAACGTGTAGCTATAGCCAGTGCCATTTTATCTGGTAAAGATTGGATTATATTAGATGAGCCAACAAGTGGCTTAGACTATCGTCATATGGTTTCTGTTAGCCAATTATTGAAAAAAGTTCAGTCATATGGCTTATTTGTTTTAGTCATCAGTCATGATAATGAATTTTTAACCAAAACAACGTCACATATTTTACAAATGAAAGATGGTAAAATAGTGAGTTAATTTACAATTTTATTGTGGAAAGGAGTGTCTATCTTGTTAAGTATGACAGTATTTTTTTATGTCATTTTTGTTGGAGTTCCACTAGTCTGTTTTTTATATTGGAATTATTTTAGACCAACTAGTTTATGGAATGGCTTTTTCTTTTTAATATCTTCAGGAATGCTCTATCTATCGTTTATTCTATTATTGGAGAAAGTGAATCAAAATATTGCACTTATCTTTTTATTTCCGGCTATCTTAGTTATGTTATTTTTAAGTGTGTTAGGGCTAAGTGCTAGTATTGTTGGATTATTTTGGAACGAAAAAGTTTTATTAAAAAGAGAGGGACGCTCATTTAGTAATTTGGTTCCTTTGATTGTTGCTTTAGGTTTATTAGGTGTTCAGGTATTAATGTTACTTGTTACGTTTTATTCACGGAACATTTTTCTAACAACATTATTAGGTTTTTTTACTGCAACGTTATCCTATCTTATTTTTTTGTTTATTATGTATGGGACAACAGCTATTTTATATAATCATTTTCCCATTACCAAAAAAGTAGATTATATCATTATTTTAGGTGCTGGATTAATTGATGGTGAGCGTGTGACCCCTTTATTAGCGAGTCGAATTGATCGGGGAATAGCACTTTATGTTAGACAAAAAAGAAAATATGGACATGAACCAACGATTATTTTGTCTGGGGGTAAAGGTTCAGATGAAAAAATATCAGAAGCACAAGCGATGAAAGATTATTTGGATTCATTACCGGTCATTATAAAAACAGTTTATTTGGAAGAACAGTCAACAAATACGCAGGAAAATATTAAGTTCTCTGAAAAACTTGCTGGAGTAAGAGATGGCATTAGTGACTTTAAAGATAAACAGGTTGTGATTGCAACAAATAATTATCATTTATTACGTGCTGGAAAAATAGCAGCACGTTTGGGCGTACAGGCTAGAGGTGTTGGTTCTAAGACGAAATTGTATTATTTACCTACTGCTTTTATTCGTGAATATGTAGGATATTTAGTGATGACAAAACGAAAACATCTACTTTTCATAGGATTTTTCTTCGTTATTTCTTTATTACAGTTAATAATATATTTTATAGCGAACTAATCTATTGAATTAAGGTCACTTTTAGGAACAGTGTATTAAGATCACTCCTAAAGGGTGACCCTTTTTAATCTAATTGATTAAAGAGAAGGTTATTGAAATAAAAACTTGCAAGGGATAACTTTTTATCTTTAGTAAATTAAAGGACATAGTGCTATAATAAACATTACGAAAATAATGATGAGGTGACATGATGAATTGGAAGGAAACATATTCAACATGGAAACAATTTAGAGAGTTAGAAACAACTTTAAAAGATAATTTAAATCAATTAGAAAAAAATGAAAACGAATTACAGGAGGCGTTTTATGCTCCTTTAGAGTTTGGTACTGCTGGTATGAGAGGAATATTAGGAGCTGGTATTAATCGTATGAACATTTATACTGTTCGACAAGCAGCGAACGGTTTAGCTTTATTTATTGGTACAGTAGGTGAAGATGCAAAAACAAGAGGAGTGGCAATTGCTTATGATTCAAGACATCAATCTCCTGAATTTGCGATGGAATCAGCTAAGACCTTAGCCAGTCATGGTATCAAATCTTATGTTTTTGATAGTTTAAGACCAACGCCTGAGTTATCATTTGCTGTACGTCATTTTGGCTGTGTAGCTGGAATTATGATTACTGCCAGTCATAATCCTGCCAATTACAATGGATTTAAAGTGTATGGTGAAGACGGGGCTCAAATGCCACCACAAGATGCTGATAAAGTGACTGAATTTGTTAGTAGTGTGGAAAATCCACTTGAAATAGAAATTATTGATGATAGCCAGTCAGATGATTTTATCACTATAATTGGTAAAGAAGTAGACGATAGTTATTTAAAAGACATATTAACGGTTACGATTGATGATGAATTAATTAAAAGAAGTGGTTCAAAATTAAATATGGTGTTTACGCCTCTTCACGGAACTGGGAAAATGTTAGGGGAGCGTGCATTATCACAAATTGGCTTTACAAATGTATCATTAGTAGAAGAACAAGCGATTGCGGATCCAAATTTTACTACTGTAACATCTCCTAACCCAGAAGAATTATCTGCTTTTGAATATGCTATTCGTTTGGGTGAAGAATTATCAGCTGACTTATTAGTGGCCACTGATCCAGATGCGGATCGATTGGGAGCAGCAGTAAAACTGCCAAATGGCGAGTATCGTGTCTTGACTGGAAACCAGCTAGCAAGTTTAATGGTTCATTATATTTTAACCAAAAAAAGTGAGAAACAGAATTTACCTAAAAATGGCTTAGTCTTAAAATCAATTGTTTCGAGTGAATTACCAACACGTATTTGTGAGAAATATCAAGTAGAGATGAAAAATGTTTTAACTGGATTTAAATTTATTGCTGAACAAATTAAAGACGTTCAAGAGAAGCAAACAAATGAATTTTTATTTGGTTTTGAAGAAAGTTATGGTTATTTAGTCAAACCATTTGTTCGTGATAAAGATGCGATTCAAGCATTGGTTTTATTAGCAGAGATGGCTACTTACTACATGGAAAAAAATCAAACGTTATATGATGCTTTATTAGAAATCTACAAAGAATTTGGTTATTTTAAGGAAAAAACCATTTCAGTGACTAAATCAGGGATGGAAGGATTGAAAGAAATTACTCGTTTGATGCAAGACATTCGAAATAACTTACCAACCTCATTTGGTGGGATTAAAGTAAACTTCACTGAAGATTATTCTGTTGGTAAAAGAATGCTTTCTGATGGTAAAATAGAATTGCTAGATTTACCAAATGCTAATGTTCTAAAATTCTTTTTAGAAGATGGTAGTTGGATTGCTATTCGACCTTCTGGAACGGAACCAAAAATTAAGTTTTATATTGGTGCTGTCGATGAAACGCAAGAAGATGTTGACAATAAAATGGAGAGATTTGGTAAAGAGCTAGCAAAATATCGTGATTAAGGGGGAGTTATCTATATGAAAGAATTAAATCCTCAAACGATTCAACAAACAAGTCGTTTTTTTAAAACGATAGGAGATCCAACCCGATTAAAGATACTGGTTGCGTTATCTGAAAAAGAGATGAATGTCTCAAGTATTACTGAATTTTTAGATATGGAACAATCTGCTGTTTCTCATCAATTAAAATTGTTACGAGAAAATCATTTGGTGAAATCGCGTAAAGAGGGAAAAAGTGTGGTGTATTGTTTGGATGATAAACATGTGAAAAGTATCTTATCACAAACATTTGACCATATGAACCACATAAACCATGACTAAATTGATAAGCCTTAAAGGTTGATTGCTTTAAGGCTTATTTTTTATGTGTAGCAATTAGCGTTATGTTTCTTTGCTCAATACAGTGATTAAATTCTATTTATTGGATAATTGAAAACAGTGTAAAGTTATGTTATACTAGCTTAGTTAATAAATAAGGGGGCGTTACGGATTCGACAGGCATAGTTTGAGCTTGAATTGCGCTTCGTAGGTTACGTCTACGTTAAAACGTTACAGTTAAATATAACTGCTAAAAACGAAAACAATACTTTTGCCTTAGCTGCCTAAAAACAGCGGGTAAAGATCCTCTTGGCATCGCCCATGTGCTCAAGTAAGGGTCTCAAATTGAGTGGGATACGCTAAATTTTTCCGTCTGTAAAATTTAGAAGAGATCATCAGACTAGCGAAAGTTACGGCCAGTTGCTCGGCAGAGACTTGAGCGAAATTTAAATAGAGTAACTATGAGCGTAGATATTTAGGTGGCAATGTGTTTGGACGCGGGTTCGACTCCCGCCGCCTCCATTCCAATTATAAGATAAGACTGTTTAAACCTTTATGTATCAATGATATGTCAGAGTTTAGCAGTCTTATTTTTTGCTTCTTTTTTATAAAAAACTCCTTTTTTAAAAGTGTGCTATAATAAAAGAAGAAGGGATTGATTTAATTTGTCTAAAGGATTAGTTTCTATAGGTTCGATTATTGATTACCCTACCGTTCATGAGAAACATGTTATTGGTAAAGTAGAATTGATTTTAAAAAATACCATTGTTGTGAGGGATAGGTTTGAGGATACTCATCTCGTTCTGATTAAAACACTAGAAGAAGATGGCGTGACAGTAGATGATGAAACCTATGTGTACAAGAATAGGTATAGTCGAAGTTAAGCTAGTTAAACCACTTAGAATAGTGGTTTTTATTTTTGCTTTTTTATAGAGAAAATAACATTTGTCTCTCTTTTTATGCAATAAAATAAGCATTTACCATTAATAGTCATTAAAAGGTAAATGCTCTTCAGTACGAACTGGTGTCATCCATTAGGTCGTTACTCCTTATGCAATTTTTTGTAATTCATGTACTGCGTTTTGAATAGTAGTACCAGTAGCCATTTTAGTTTCATCATCTTTTAGAAAAACGATAAATAAGTTTAACTCAGTATCTAAAGTTACACGGTACTCTATTGTAGTGTTATTGAATGTCATATAGCATTCTCCTTTCTTAATCGTAACGAAAGGCAACTAAAACGTTCATAACGAAATTCCATTTATAAGTATATCATTTAAAAAGTATCATTGCAACTAATAATTTAAAGAAAAAGATCATTAATAGAGTAACGTATAAAAAAACTGATGAAAAACAGGAAGTTTTCATCAGTTCTAGTCTTATTTTTTATTTTGTTTGCCTTGATTACGTCCACCGTTATTTGTAGTAATCTTATTTTTCGGTGTATTTTGTTTTTTTGGTGTTGGCTTAACAGCTGATTTAACAACTTTCACTGGATTTTTTTCAAAATGTTCAGCAATTTCTTTTTTTACTTTTGGTTTATGATATAGGTTAGTAATCAATGATTGGATGCAACTAAAGATACCACCAATAACCCAATACAGTGTAACACCTGCTGGAGCTCTAAATGAGAAGAAAATAATCATAAGAGGTGACATATATGTCATCATTCTCATTTGTTTTTTCTGTTCATCAGCCATCCCAATCATACTGATGTAACTTTGTAAAAAGTAACTAATACCAGCTAATGCCACTAAAATTAAACTAGGTTTTCCTAAATTTATTCCAAAGAACACAGATTCAGAAATACCAGGAGTCACTTTTGCAGCAAAGAATAGTGCTGTAAAAATTGGCATTTGTATCAATAAGGGTAGACACCCAATTCCCCCCATAATATTAATATCATTATCTTTATAAAATTGTTGTAGCTCTTGTTGTGCTGCCATTTTTTCTTCTGGCGATGTGGCAGTTTTCATACGTTCATTAATAACATCCATATGCGGTTTGATCGCTGCCATTTTTTCTTGTTGAATCATTGATTTTTTCATTTGGCTTAAACCAAGTGGTAAAATGATTAATCGAACGATCATCGTTAATAAGATAATTGACCAACCAAATCCTAATCCCCAATTTTCTGCAAAGAAGGTAATCAAATGACTCATGGGTTTTACTAATACATTATAGACGAATCCCTCGCCTGTAGGAGCACCTGTTGAGTCGGTCTTTACACATCCGGATAAAAAGATTAATAATCCAAACAGTCCAGAACCAATCATCCAACGTTTTAAATTTTTCATTTATTTCTTCCTTTACTATAATCTTCATAAATCTACACAAGCATTACTATATCGAATTTTTCGCTATAATTCAATTATTTTATAGAAATAATTTAAGAATAAACAACGTTAAATTTATGATGCTCTTTAAAACTTGGCTCAAAATCAATCGAGTAGTTTGTTACGTTTCCCATCGGAGCAGGTGATTTTTTTACTTCTTCAATAAATTGTTGGACAGCTAATTTATCTCCGTTCGCCTCGATGTAAACACCACCGTCATCTAAATTACGGACAATTCCATAAACCCCTAACTCATCAGCAACTATCTTTGTCATATAACGAAACGCGACACCTTGAACTCGACCATGAACGATCATAGAAATTTTCATTTAATCACTTCCTTTGTATTTTTTTATTCTATTATACAATTTTTAATGATAAAGGGGTTAAACAAATAAAAAATCTGATATAATGAATCCAGAATTGAGAGGAATGAATATAGATATGAAGCGAATCGAATCTTTGACCAATCAATGGGTAAAAGAAACCAAGAAATTACATAAAAAGAAGTATCGTGATATAACCAATCAATATATTTTAGAAGGAGAGCATTCTGTTCAGGAAGCTTTAGAAAATAATGGGTTGATTGATTGCGTGATTACAACTGATGATGGATTATTAAAATATAAGTCTATTCTATCAAAGGTATCCGAGGAACAATTGGTTGTTGTGACTGATGGGATATTAAAGCAACTATCTGAATTACCAACACCACAAGAAATTATCGCGATTATGAAAAAGTCAGAAGAATTAACAGGATTTGGGGAAAAAATCTTAGTTTTAGATCATGTGCAAGATCCTGGGAATGTGGGAACGATGATCCGAACAGCAGATGCAGCTGGTTTTGATCAAGTTATATTAAGTGAAGGATGTGTAGATGTTTATCAATCAAAAGTTCAACGAGCATTACAAGGCAGTCAATTTCATGTATCTATTGTGACTAATGTTGCGTTAGATAAATGGATAGAACAGGCAAAAATGCGACATATTTTAACAGTTGCAACAGCATTAGATGATACTGCGATGTCTTTTAAAGAATTACAGCTAACTGAGTCAATTGCCATTATTATGGGGAATGAGGGTCAAGGTGTCTCAAGTGATGTTTTACTACACGTGGATAAAAAGGTGTATATTCCAATGAAAGGTCAAGCAGAGTCGCTAAATGTCGCAGTTGCTGCTGGTATTGTTATGTTTCACTTTTAAATTATTATAAATTTATTAAAGTCATGTTTTTTGATATATTTTTTTAAAAATAACTGATATATTGTTATCATGAAACTGTTTATAAAGTTATTGTTTAAGAAAGAAAGTGATAGTAAATGTCGTTAAATTGGCAAGAAGATACTGCTTACTTAGAACTTGTTGAAGATTTAATTTATACAGATGACGTTCAAAGTTTAAAAAAATACACACAACATCATTACTCAAATCGTTTAGAACATTCGATTCAAGTATCTTATAAGAGTTACAAACTCGCAAAAAAGTGGGGTGGAAATGTTAGGGCAACTGCTCGAGCAGGCTTACTTCATGATTTGTTTTTCTATGATTGGCGCGAACAAAAAATGGGCGAAGGCACACATGCTTATGTTCATCCACGTATTGCTTTAAAAAATGCGAAAAAATTAACAGATATCTCACCACTTGAAGAAGATATCATTATTAAGCATATGTTTGGAGCTACAATAGCCCCTCCTAAGTACAAAGAAAGTTATATTGTCACACTGGTTGATAAATATTGTGCCTGTGAAGAAGTTATTAAACCATTGTTTAAAAAAGTAAAATTAAAAGCCGTAGAATATTCTAAAGTGGTACATTTGTAAGCTGACAGATAGTATTTGTCAGCTTATTGTTTTATACTAGAAAATATAGTATAAAAATTGATAGTTGATGGTGAGGAGGCAGTTTATGAATTCCTGTGAGAAAAGACAGTTTGAACTTTGTCCAAAATTCGAAAAAACATTTGATATGTTAGGTAAAAAATGGAATGGTTTGATTATTGATGTGTTACTAGAGGATGGCACACAGCGATTTGTTGAGTTAGCTAATAAAATACCAGATGTTAGTGATCGAGTGTTGGTTGAGCGGTTGAAAGAATTGGAAGAAAAGGGAATTGTGACACGAGATGAACATCCTATAGAAAAAAAACGCATTGATTACTCTTTGACTGAAAAAGGAGAAGCATTACGCTCTGTCATGAATGAAGTCCAAAGTTGGGGAGAAAAATGGATGTAAGAATCATCTTGACGGACCATTTTATTTCTTGTACACTTTAGACATATAGTAAAAACGTTATAGGAAACGAGTAGTTTAGTATGTTTCTCATTAGGGAGGATTGCCATAGACTGAAAGCAATCTGTGAAAAGGCTAGATGAAGTTCACTTCCTTAGTTGTTTGGTTGTCAAACCGGTGATCTGCATCATCGTTAACAAATAAAGATGCTTTTAGCATAAAAATTGGATGGTACCACGAGACATCGTTCCTTTTCATAAAGGAATGGTGTCTTTTTTGTTGGATTAAGAAAGGATGAAACAAATGGAAATCAAAGAAAGATTGGAATCACTACGTAAAGATTTTATTGAAAAGATTGCACAAGTGGAAACATTAGATCATTTAAATAATATACGTGTTGAGGTAATGGGAAAAAAAGGAAGTATGACAGAAATACTTCGTGGAATGAAAGATTTATCAAATGAAGAGCGACCAGTTGTCGGAAGTTTGGCTAATGAAATTAGAGATGTATTATCCACTCAAATAGATGAGAAAAAACAAGAACTTGAAGAAGAAGCGCTTAATCAAGCATTATTAAATGAAACAATCGATGTGACACTGCCAGGTAAAGTATCAAGTACTGGAACACCTCATATTTTAACACAAGTGATGCAAGAAATTGAAGATGTCTTTTTAGGTTTAGGTTACGAAATCATTGAAGGATATGAAGTTGAAAAAGATTACTATAACTTTGAGAGAATGAACTTACCTAAAGATCACCCAGCTCGTGATATGCAAGATTCATTTTATATTACAGATGATATGTTGTTAAGAACACATACATCACCTATTCAAGCACGTACGATGGAAAAACATGATTTTTCAAAAGCACCACTTCGTATGATTAGTCCAGGGAAAGTTTACCGACGTGATAGTGATGATGCCACTCACAGTCATCAATTCCATCAAATTGAAGGATTAGTTGTTGATAAACACATCACAATGGCAGACTTAAAAGGAACGCTTGAAGTGTTACTTAAAAAATTATTCGGGGAAGATCGTAGTATT
This window encodes:
- a CDS encoding ABC transporter ATP-binding protein translates to MIHFDHVNLLRDDKTVLKDIQLSINTGEVVVLTGESGSGKSSLISLLNGLIPELYEGEVTGDATVLETSLPPLDFNHYVKDIGVVFQNPKTQFFTTSVFSELAFSMENYGVPANKIETRIDEIMELFNLRGLIGKKVTELSGGQKQRIAFASACMLPHRLFLFDEPSSNLDYSTIKQISSYLSILKQQGCTLIIAEHRLFYLTHLADRYIVLSKGNICYNLPSEEFYSLFPTIQKEMGLRTLNEPSELLIKNCSKEVIHSSNLHIKDLNFHYKHSKTNLSIDELSIDTSHIMGLIGENGSGKTTFVQLLTGLLSENGQRSKFLIDGVQLSAKERLNRSFLVMQDVNLQLFFETVEKELLVQSKRKELFDEVVEELSLVPLLQLHPQNLSGGEKQRVAIASAILSGKDWIILDEPTSGLDYRHMVSVSQLLKKVQSYGLFVLVISHDNEFLTKTTSHILQMKDGKIVS
- a CDS encoding YdcF family protein, encoding MTVFFYVIFVGVPLVCFLYWNYFRPTSLWNGFFFLISSGMLYLSFILLLEKVNQNIALIFLFPAILVMLFLSVLGLSASIVGLFWNEKVLLKREGRSFSNLVPLIVALGLLGVQVLMLLVTFYSRNIFLTTLLGFFTATLSYLIFLFIMYGTTAILYNHFPITKKVDYIIILGAGLIDGERVTPLLASRIDRGIALYVRQKRKYGHEPTIILSGGKGSDEKISEAQAMKDYLDSLPVIIKTVYLEEQSTNTQENIKFSEKLAGVRDGISDFKDKQVVIATNNYHLLRAGKIAARLGVQARGVGSKTKLYYLPTAFIREYVGYLVMTKRKHLLFIGFFFVISLLQLIIYFIAN
- a CDS encoding phospho-sugar mutase encodes the protein MNWKETYSTWKQFRELETTLKDNLNQLEKNENELQEAFYAPLEFGTAGMRGILGAGINRMNIYTVRQAANGLALFIGTVGEDAKTRGVAIAYDSRHQSPEFAMESAKTLASHGIKSYVFDSLRPTPELSFAVRHFGCVAGIMITASHNPANYNGFKVYGEDGAQMPPQDADKVTEFVSSVENPLEIEIIDDSQSDDFITIIGKEVDDSYLKDILTVTIDDELIKRSGSKLNMVFTPLHGTGKMLGERALSQIGFTNVSLVEEQAIADPNFTTVTSPNPEELSAFEYAIRLGEELSADLLVATDPDADRLGAAVKLPNGEYRVLTGNQLASLMVHYILTKKSEKQNLPKNGLVLKSIVSSELPTRICEKYQVEMKNVLTGFKFIAEQIKDVQEKQTNEFLFGFEESYGYLVKPFVRDKDAIQALVLLAEMATYYMEKNQTLYDALLEIYKEFGYFKEKTISVTKSGMEGLKEITRLMQDIRNNLPTSFGGIKVNFTEDYSVGKRMLSDGKIELLDLPNANVLKFFLEDGSWIAIRPSGTEPKIKFYIGAVDETQEDVDNKMERFGKELAKYRD
- a CDS encoding ArsR/SmtB family transcription factor, translating into MKELNPQTIQQTSRFFKTIGDPTRLKILVALSEKEMNVSSITEFLDMEQSAVSHQLKLLRENHLVKSRKEGKSVVYCLDDKHVKSILSQTFDHMNHINHD
- the yidC gene encoding membrane protein insertase YidC; the encoded protein is MKNLKRWMIGSGLFGLLIFLSGCVKTDSTGAPTGEGFVYNVLVKPMSHLITFFAENWGLGFGWSIILLTMIVRLIILPLGLSQMKKSMIQQEKMAAIKPHMDVINERMKTATSPEEKMAAQQELQQFYKDNDINIMGGIGCLPLLIQMPIFTALFFAAKVTPGISESVFFGINLGKPSLILVALAGISYFLQSYISMIGMADEQKKQMRMMTYMSPLMIIFFSFRAPAGVTLYWVIGGIFSCIQSLITNLYHKPKVKKEIAEHFEKNPVKVVKSAVKPTPKKQNTPKNKITTNNGGRNQGKQNKK
- a CDS encoding acylphosphatase; its protein translation is MKISMIVHGRVQGVAFRYMTKIVADELGVYGIVRNLDDGGVYIEANGDKLAVQQFIEEVKKSPAPMGNVTNYSIDFEPSFKEHHKFNVVYS
- a CDS encoding TrmH family RNA methyltransferase encodes the protein MKRIESLTNQWVKETKKLHKKKYRDITNQYILEGEHSVQEALENNGLIDCVITTDDGLLKYKSILSKVSEEQLVVVTDGILKQLSELPTPQEIIAIMKKSEELTGFGEKILVLDHVQDPGNVGTMIRTADAAGFDQVILSEGCVDVYQSKVQRALQGSQFHVSIVTNVALDKWIEQAKMRHILTVATALDDTAMSFKELQLTESIAIIMGNEGQGVSSDVLLHVDKKVYIPMKGQAESLNVAVAAGIVMFHF
- a CDS encoding HD domain-containing protein; translation: MSLNWQEDTAYLELVEDLIYTDDVQSLKKYTQHHYSNRLEHSIQVSYKSYKLAKKWGGNVRATARAGLLHDLFFYDWREQKMGEGTHAYVHPRIALKNAKKLTDISPLEEDIIIKHMFGATIAPPKYKESYIVTLVDKYCACEEVIKPLFKKVKLKAVEYSKVVHL
- a CDS encoding winged helix-turn-helix transcriptional regulator, translating into MNSCEKRQFELCPKFEKTFDMLGKKWNGLIIDVLLEDGTQRFVELANKIPDVSDRVLVERLKELEEKGIVTRDEHPIEKKRIDYSLTEKGEALRSVMNEVQSWGEKWM
- the pheS gene encoding phenylalanine--tRNA ligase subunit alpha; this translates as MEIKERLESLRKDFIEKIAQVETLDHLNNIRVEVMGKKGSMTEILRGMKDLSNEERPVVGSLANEIRDVLSTQIDEKKQELEEEALNQALLNETIDVTLPGKVSSTGTPHILTQVMQEIEDVFLGLGYEIIEGYEVEKDYYNFERMNLPKDHPARDMQDSFYITDDMLLRTHTSPIQARTMEKHDFSKAPLRMISPGKVYRRDSDDATHSHQFHQIEGLVVDKHITMADLKGTLEVLLKKLFGEDRSIRLRPSYFPFTEPSVEVDISCFKCGGKGCNVCKHTGWIEILGAGIVHPSVLEMSGIDSNEYSGFAFGLGPDRVAMLKYGVNDIRYFYQNDVRFLEQFKVKG